One window of the Emcibacter sp. genome contains the following:
- the purU gene encoding formyltetrahydrofolate deformylase — translation MDNTYILTLSCEDQPGLVTKVTGLLFENGANVLDAQQFRDGDTGQFFMRIVFDLADNGTKIDSLKGDFEPIARDFKMTWLLHNKSEKRKVLMLVSKFDHCLGDLLYRNRIGELNMDVVGIVSNHPKEALNLTLLGDIPYYHFPITKDTKPQQEAQIKKVIEDTGAELIVLARYMQILSDDFSAYLDGRCINIHHSFLPGFKGAKPYHQAYDRGVKMIGATAHYVTKDLDEGPIIVQDVEPISHKDTPDDLVRKGRDIERRVLARAVHYHLEDRVLVNGHKTVVFRD, via the coding sequence ATGGATAACACCTATATTCTAACCCTTTCATGTGAAGACCAGCCCGGTCTCGTAACCAAAGTGACCGGGCTGCTTTTTGAAAATGGCGCCAATGTGCTTGACGCTCAGCAGTTTCGGGACGGGGATACCGGACAATTCTTTATGCGAATCGTCTTTGACCTTGCCGACAACGGCACCAAAATCGACTCACTGAAAGGTGATTTCGAGCCGATTGCCCGCGATTTCAAAATGACCTGGTTGCTTCACAACAAGAGTGAAAAAAGAAAAGTCCTGATGCTGGTCTCCAAATTCGACCATTGCCTTGGCGACCTGCTCTATCGCAACCGGATCGGGGAACTGAACATGGACGTGGTGGGCATTGTTTCCAACCATCCCAAGGAAGCCCTGAACCTGACCCTGCTCGGCGACATCCCCTATTATCATTTCCCGATTACCAAGGATACAAAACCCCAGCAGGAAGCCCAGATCAAGAAAGTCATCGAAGACACCGGTGCGGAACTTATCGTACTGGCCCGTTACATGCAGATCCTGTCAGACGACTTCTCCGCCTATCTGGATGGACGCTGCATTAATATCCATCATTCCTTCCTGCCCGGCTTCAAGGGTGCCAAGCCCTATCATCAGGCCTATGACCGCGGCGTGAAGATGATTGGGGCCACCGCCCACTATGTGACCAAGGACCTGGATGAAGGACCGATCATTGTTCAGGATGTGGAGCCTATCAGCCACAAGGACACCCCGGATGACCTGGTTCGCAAGGGCCGTGACATTGAACGCCGGGTACTGGCCCGGGCTGTCCATTACCATCTGGAAGACCGGGTGCTGGTCAATGGTCACAAGACCGTCGTTTTCCGCGACTGA